CAGCTTATACTTCAGCAGGTTACGCCAGGCCGTTTTGAAATAATTGTTGAACATGCAGGTAGATATTTTGTTTTATTGCACCGATAATACGCCAAATTAATTATCCGGTGACTATCAATGGGTTGATACATTACAACCGGATCATGTTTGTTCGCTTTTGATACAATGTTCGTACGGTTTTATTACAGGCATATCTGTTCTTTTAGTCTTAGTATATATATAAATTGTAATTTACCTGACTCTTTTAGAACTTCATTATAAAAGAATGGACAAATGAAATTTGATGACTTAGATATGATAATGCGGGTGTATGAAACCTCGCACGACCGTTCTGTGTTGCCGAACATGTATATCGTGGCAAGAATCGATGGCCGCAGTTTTACCAAACTTACCAAAGAGGTGCATAAATTCGAGGCGCCCTTTGATGAAAGATTTCGCGACATGATGGTTGAAACGGTTAAGCACTTAATGAATTGTGGCTTCAATGTAATTTATGGTTATACCGAAAGCGATGAAATTTCCTTACTGTTCAACTTTAATGAAATAGCATTTGGAAGAAAAACAAGGAAGTATATTTCAATCTTAGCCGGGGAAGCAAGCGCTAAATTCTCTTCCTTACTCGGTGCCGTTGGAGCTTTTGATTGCAGGCTTTCAGAATTGCCGAATAAGCAATTGGTGCAGGATTATTTCAGATGGCGGAATGAAGACGCACACCGCAATGCCTTGAATGCACATTGCTACTGGCGGTTGCGGAAAGACAATTTTTCCCAGGGCGAAGCCACAGCCAGGATCGAGGGCATCAGTACTGCCGCCAAGAATGAGATCTTATTCCAGTATGGCATCAACTTTAATGAATTGCCCAATTGGCAAAAAAGAGGGATTGGTGTTTACTGGAAAGACGTTAAGAAAGAAGGGTTCAACCCTAAAACGAATGAAACAGTATTGGTAAACAAGCGGGCGTTGTATACAGATTATGAATTGCCCATGCGGGATGAATACAACCTGTTCATCAAGGCGTTGATGGAAAAACACGAAGATCCTGTTATCATATAATTTAAGACGGGCGAAGCGGCGTTAACAAGTCGCTTCGCTATTTCTTCTTTGGCTTCGCTTTCTTCGACGCCTTTGCCTTTTCATTAAACGCAACGCACAGCCCCACCCAGTATTCAAAATCCTTTTTCGATTTAAACCCCTCCGGGTGGATATAACAATACCCTTTGTATTCCTTTCCTTTCATGATCATGGGTTGATAGCCATTCTTCTCGGCTACCTCTTCCGTCAACGCAGGATCAAACCGGCACATCAGGTTTTCGCCACTCACACTAACACACATTTTACCGTTCACCATAAAGGTGAGCCCCCTGAACATCTCTTTTTCATCAATTTTTAATTTGGGGAATTGCACCAGGTATTCCCGTATTCTGTCTGCCAGTTTCAAATCGTAGGCCATGAAGAGTTAATTTGAGTTATCACAAAAGGTCAGGTGGAATTTACAAAAAACTGTTCAATCAGTGTCATTCCTCCACACGCCTAT
The Niastella koreensis GR20-10 genome window above contains:
- a CDS encoding tRNA(His) guanylyltransferase Thg1 family protein → MKFDDLDMIMRVYETSHDRSVLPNMYIVARIDGRSFTKLTKEVHKFEAPFDERFRDMMVETVKHLMNCGFNVIYGYTESDEISLLFNFNEIAFGRKTRKYISILAGEASAKFSSLLGAVGAFDCRLSELPNKQLVQDYFRWRNEDAHRNALNAHCYWRLRKDNFSQGEATARIEGISTAAKNEILFQYGINFNELPNWQKRGIGVYWKDVKKEGFNPKTNETVLVNKRALYTDYELPMRDEYNLFIKALMEKHEDPVII
- a CDS encoding TfoX/Sxy family protein encodes the protein MAYDLKLADRIREYLVQFPKLKIDEKEMFRGLTFMVNGKMCVSVSGENLMCRFDPALTEEVAEKNGYQPMIMKGKEYKGYCYIHPEGFKSKKDFEYWVGLCVAFNEKAKASKKAKPKKK